From the Candidatus Bathyarchaeia archaeon genome, one window contains:
- a CDS encoding cohesin domain-containing protein, producing the protein MNRFKKLSATILISVLMFSVFYILPMSSASAQTKLYIDPPLVECVPKDETFTVKVMIADVQDMYAYEFKLLYDDRVLEGVSAVRPPGHFMEPLDPANQFIPVWTIKTYNETHKYWHLGFTLLAPEPAKSGSGVLVDITFKVRVSPPWHGMVSSVLDLYDTKLADTVPKPIPHVAEDGLYRCVWQPPLIKPYLKVVPSTTLIPAGAPVVGTIDAFFNVSVYVYDAAWDWWIVGIEFKLAYNDTLIDFKAASIDPWLNSLGNIYMTPIVKGIRWDGLAYIHLAVLLLPHRYPPATWDRPISKDGPLVQLKFEVIRQEAMPWVGTSPLDLYDTKFADIAAEPVPYEPPVDGLVKIEGYVIGRAIDLFTQYPAPYGGQGFNKPSDMFTPQQQVELFALVTYNLWPVQQKDVAFQIFDPQGNLVTIICSRTNASGIAHVSFRIPWPCENPERLFGVWKVIATVEIAEVVVSDTLEFHFDYLVRWVKVTTDKDAYAHGETITVTVEYQSYAVQERSVLIAVVAHDELNVPFDSDFLKTTVGTNDMTTWCTYKKYVATFTLEIPKWAAAGKATIYVNALTNWPFNGGAQVTPTYTPTPTIIIKPE; encoded by the coding sequence ATGAATAGGTTTAAAAAGCTTAGTGCAACTATATTGATCTCCGTTCTAATGTTTTCAGTGTTTTATATTCTACCGATGTCAAGCGCCTCAGCACAGACGAAACTATACATTGATCCACCGCTAGTTGAATGTGTTCCTAAAGACGAGACTTTCACTGTAAAAGTCATGATCGCAGACGTTCAGGATATGTATGCCTACGAGTTTAAGCTACTTTACGACGATAGAGTCCTAGAAGGTGTTAGCGCCGTTAGACCTCCGGGTCACTTCATGGAACCATTAGACCCAGCTAACCAGTTCATTCCGGTCTGGACAATCAAGACTTATAACGAAACTCACAAATATTGGCACCTTGGCTTCACACTCTTGGCTCCTGAACCAGCAAAAAGCGGTAGTGGAGTTCTTGTCGATATAACCTTCAAAGTTAGGGTAAGTCCACCATGGCATGGTATGGTTTCATCAGTCTTAGATCTTTACGACACAAAACTTGCAGATACGGTTCCCAAACCGATACCTCATGTGGCTGAAGATGGCCTATATAGATGTGTCTGGCAACCTCCGTTGATAAAGCCTTACTTGAAAGTTGTGCCCTCAACAACCCTAATTCCGGCAGGAGCGCCTGTTGTTGGGACTATCGATGCCTTCTTCAACGTTTCAGTTTATGTTTACGATGCTGCATGGGACTGGTGGATTGTAGGCATAGAATTTAAACTAGCCTACAACGACACACTAATAGACTTTAAGGCCGCATCCATTGATCCTTGGCTGAACAGCCTCGGCAACATCTACATGACGCCTATCGTTAAAGGCATAAGGTGGGACGGACTAGCCTACATTCACTTAGCGGTGCTCCTACTGCCGCACCGCTACCCTCCAGCGACATGGGATAGGCCAATAAGCAAAGACGGACCTCTAGTCCAACTCAAATTCGAGGTGATTCGCCAAGAAGCAATGCCGTGGGTTGGCACATCGCCACTCGATCTCTATGACACCAAATTCGCGGATATAGCCGCAGAGCCAGTACCATATGAACCACCAGTGGACGGTTTAGTCAAAATTGAGGGATACGTAATAGGAAGGGCCATAGACCTATTTACGCAGTACCCAGCTCCCTACGGCGGCCAAGGCTTCAACAAGCCAAGTGACATGTTCACCCCGCAACAACAAGTAGAACTATTCGCCCTAGTGACCTATAACCTATGGCCAGTACAACAGAAAGACGTAGCCTTCCAAATATTTGATCCACAAGGAAACCTTGTAACTATAATATGCAGTAGAACAAACGCTAGTGGGATTGCCCACGTATCCTTTAGAATACCCTGGCCATGCGAAAATCCAGAGAGGCTTTTTGGCGTGTGGAAAGTAATAGCCACGGTTGAAATAGCCGAAGTAGTGGTATCTGATACACTCGAATTCCACTTTGACTACCTAGTAAGGTGGGTCAAAGTCACAACAGATAAAGATGCATATGCCCATGGGGAAACAATAACGGTGACCGTTGAATACCAAAGCTATGCTGTTCAAGAACGTAGCGTGCTCATAGCAGTTGTAGCCCACGATGAGCTGAACGTGCCCTTCGACAGCGACTTCCTAAAGACAACAGTGGGTACAAATGACATGACAACATGGTGCACATACAAGAAATACGTTGCAACATTCACACTTGAAATACCAAAGTGGGCGGCAGCCGGCAAAGCCACTATATACGTTAACGCCCTGACAAACTGGCCATTTAACGGAGGAGCCCAAGTAACACCAACATACACCCCGACACCAACTATCATAATCAAACCAGAGTAA
- a CDS encoding ABC transporter substrate-binding protein, whose amino-acid sequence MKKELMSVLAVVFVALLLSPVYAWSYGDPAIPDDKKFETFGPRADQLLIKLYASDISEWETGVEGGEIDVTDWPLDKTHYDKYVSPEWSGKLKVLGYGAEFGLFIFDLNNNNNTYLGNPPDASYPNPVFPNPMADVNLRKAIAYCVNRDYVVREVVGEGFAVPLYTPVPPSMGVYSHPEIRPGGALEELCYLFNPSAAAALLQANGFPIGPDGWRFWDRNRNGMKDEGEDLELKLFVRSDHVPRKLAGEHLYGVLTSDPVKIKVNLVYGDVSAARLQVMSNKDFHIYTGGWSLGVDPDHLILWNWDYYWHPGRPYNYAGCNDPVFNEASYGVMYANTIEEAVYYAHLAQEVFASNVLSIPLYSTSGAKVVSRKPVTPPYTDRYWRGFVNIPGYGVDNGFTFLNLRPTRVSRGGTIAYGFKTTDIRQFNPVYSEWLWDNTVLDLIGYEGLVTRNPYDLGRFMPWLADSFKVGTWIDPDTGDELTAIEFTLRRDAYWSDGKKVTIDDIVYTFLQMDDDLKARGLAPPWWVSNVENMVGIDVISPTTFRIRFSVKSVFALGWCGNRILPKHIWQPICTGAPAPKSGEPWDPTTFAPDPDLIASGPWRLAEYMPNSHILLVAHKKGSTVNTGITIDPNKDAEPITSPYGYFRYFRDEDLNKDDKVDIFDIVSIALVFGVQEGEEGYSRTIDINGDGIIDIFDLVSAALVFGWPDYEALE is encoded by the coding sequence ATGAAGAAAGAACTTATGTCAGTATTGGCCGTCGTGTTCGTTGCTTTACTGTTGTCACCAGTATATGCGTGGTCTTATGGTGATCCAGCAATTCCTGATGATAAAAAATTCGAAACTTTTGGTCCAAGAGCTGATCAGCTGCTTATAAAGCTCTATGCCAGCGATATATCTGAGTGGGAGACCGGTGTTGAAGGCGGAGAAATAGATGTAACAGATTGGCCTCTTGACAAAACGCACTATGATAAGTATGTAAGTCCCGAATGGTCTGGCAAATTGAAGGTTCTGGGCTACGGTGCGGAGTTCGGCCTGTTCATATTTGACCTAAACAACAACAATAATACATACCTCGGCAATCCTCCCGACGCGTCTTATCCGAACCCAGTCTTCCCGAACCCTATGGCAGATGTTAACCTGAGAAAGGCTATTGCTTATTGTGTGAACAGGGACTATGTTGTCAGAGAAGTTGTGGGAGAAGGCTTCGCTGTGCCCCTTTACACGCCGGTTCCGCCTTCAATGGGTGTATACAGTCACCCAGAGATTCGTCCAGGCGGGGCCCTTGAAGAGCTATGTTACCTATTCAACCCAAGTGCGGCTGCCGCCCTGCTTCAGGCTAACGGTTTCCCAATAGGCCCTGACGGTTGGAGGTTCTGGGATCGGAACCGTAATGGTATGAAAGACGAGGGCGAAGACCTTGAATTAAAACTTTTTGTTAGAAGCGACCACGTGCCGCGAAAGCTTGCAGGTGAGCACTTATACGGGGTCCTTACCAGTGATCCTGTAAAGATTAAGGTTAACCTCGTTTACGGAGATGTATCCGCTGCAAGGCTTCAAGTTATGTCAAACAAGGATTTCCACATCTACACGGGTGGTTGGAGCTTAGGCGTTGATCCAGATCACTTAATCCTATGGAACTGGGATTATTACTGGCATCCAGGCAGGCCATACAATTATGCTGGCTGCAACGACCCAGTTTTCAATGAGGCAAGCTATGGCGTAATGTATGCCAATACCATAGAAGAAGCCGTCTACTACGCTCACTTGGCGCAAGAAGTGTTCGCTAGCAATGTCCTAAGCATTCCACTCTACTCAACAAGCGGAGCCAAGGTTGTCTCTAGAAAGCCCGTTACTCCACCATACACGGACAGGTATTGGAGAGGTTTCGTGAACATACCAGGCTACGGTGTAGACAACGGCTTCACCTTCCTAAACCTAAGACCAACACGTGTCTCCCGCGGCGGAACGATAGCATATGGTTTTAAGACAACAGACATCAGACAATTTAATCCAGTCTACTCGGAATGGTTATGGGACAACACCGTACTGGACTTGATAGGTTATGAGGGGCTAGTGACTAGAAACCCATATGACCTTGGGAGATTCATGCCGTGGCTTGCAGACTCTTTCAAGGTTGGAACATGGATTGACCCCGATACCGGAGACGAATTAACCGCTATCGAATTCACCCTTAGAAGAGACGCCTACTGGAGTGACGGCAAAAAAGTTACAATAGACGACATAGTATACACGTTCCTTCAGATGGACGACGACCTAAAAGCCAGAGGTCTAGCACCTCCATGGTGGGTTTCAAACGTCGAAAACATGGTTGGCATCGATGTAATTTCTCCAACAACATTTAGAATACGCTTCAGTGTCAAAAGCGTATTCGCCCTAGGATGGTGCGGCAACAGAATCCTACCCAAACACATATGGCAACCAATATGCACAGGTGCCCCAGCTCCAAAGAGCGGGGAACCTTGGGATCCAACAACATTCGCTCCAGACCCCGACCTAATAGCCAGCGGTCCATGGCGCCTGGCTGAATATATGCCTAATAGCCACATACTCCTTGTAGCCCACAAGAAAGGCTCAACAGTGAACACTGGCATAACAATAGACCCCAACAAAGACGCTGAACCTATAACGTCACCCTACGGATACTTCCGCTACTTCAGAGATGAAGACCTCAACAAAGACGACAAAGTAGATATCTTCGACATAGTCAGTATAGCTCTAGTGTTTGGAGTACAAGAAGGCGAGGAAGGTTACTCCAGGACAATAGACATAAATGGAGACGGAATAATTGACATTTTCGACCTAGTAAGTGCAGCATTGGTTTTCGGCTGGCCAGATTACGAGGCGTTAGAATAA
- a CDS encoding ABC transporter permease: protein MKRIVYSFILILAVICVNFIIFMRMPGDPTDFLMAAWSKESPEARKAHEQALRDLWGLNDPIEVQLVKYIRNLLSFNFGIEIAGRRPISEVLAQKIPYTVLLLGLSTVVSMIIGIFWGIAVIKKRGGLFDTFSVITALITNSLPTFWIGLVLLWIFVSTLNWLPGARAFPVEWALPNVGWPRPVLMNALYDKNSVVYYISLNFEEALELISGYVRHLILPLTTLTIFSFGGWLLLTRATMLETITEDYIITARAKGLKENTILYKHALKNASLPIITSAALSFGFILSGAIITETVFSYPGLGGWIWTAINIRDYTVLMAIFYLISLCVIIANIIADILYGIIDPRIKYG, encoded by the coding sequence ATGAAGCGCATAGTGTATTCATTTATACTAATACTGGCGGTTATATGCGTCAACTTTATCATATTTATGAGAATGCCCGGTGACCCAACGGATTTTCTGATGGCTGCATGGTCCAAAGAAAGTCCTGAAGCTCGTAAAGCACATGAGCAGGCTTTAAGAGACCTATGGGGGTTAAACGATCCAATCGAGGTTCAACTTGTGAAATATATAAGAAACCTACTTTCGTTTAATTTCGGTATTGAAATTGCAGGGAGAAGACCAATATCTGAAGTTTTGGCACAAAAAATTCCGTACACTGTTTTATTGCTTGGTCTTTCGACTGTAGTTTCTATGATAATCGGAATCTTTTGGGGCATAGCCGTAATAAAGAAGCGGGGAGGATTATTTGATACCTTTTCGGTGATAACTGCTTTAATTACCAACTCCTTGCCAACCTTTTGGATAGGGTTAGTTTTGTTGTGGATTTTTGTTAGCACTTTAAATTGGCTTCCTGGTGCAAGGGCGTTTCCAGTAGAATGGGCCCTGCCCAATGTTGGATGGCCCCGTCCAGTCTTAATGAATGCCCTCTATGATAAAAATTCTGTAGTATATTACATATCTTTAAACTTCGAAGAGGCATTAGAACTGATCTCTGGATACGTCCGACATTTAATCCTTCCCTTGACAACATTAACGATCTTCTCGTTTGGAGGATGGTTGTTGTTAACAAGAGCGACCATGCTTGAAACCATAACGGAAGATTATATTATAACTGCAAGGGCTAAAGGCCTTAAAGAAAACACAATCTTGTACAAACATGCTCTTAAAAACGCAAGCTTACCAATAATAACGAGTGCAGCTTTAAGTTTTGGCTTTATTCTCTCCGGGGCAATAATAACTGAGACTGTGTTTTCCTACCCAGGCTTAGGTGGTTGGATCTGGACAGCTATAAACATCCGGGACTACACAGTTCTTATGGCGATTTTTTATCTAATTTCCCTATGTGTTATCATCGCCAATATAATTGCCGACATATTGTATGGTATAATTGATCCTCGCATAAAATATGGGTGA
- a CDS encoding ABC transporter permease, with translation MQGPKKKETMFSFNIKRFIGFIRIFIRNKRALLGLSLIFFFVFIALAAPFFTPYTSLGEDPNLQGPLAGKRAAPTWLRYLPTWLGGNPDLSENLNLIGIECSAPKTLAEGGVWNASMFLANGTVGVNVGFNENVGYPFKVEGFPLIPLSGSLAVSYQRSSGQPPGISTVYVYRVFDYPFSGLPARLRGNINLLVNGSSLGLKFPDEEWFVIQIDAPLEKGKPKPYSGNISISVDDYVGIHIAAANITVRDWLVSPDKDWWKWLNNNWEAMKWVVSEGSLVNKTYDEVRNATYPSMYDDTGDIYPYFCFMEDLNIADPDLEDENNRPDIYYPRRWFTAQTILTDPAFAGDLRLKVADTSSFKVGDYISIGSGDSREINQIKEIGVDYFVLYRNITRDHDEGELVVNHELVLYENITVRRARFYIVMKVVVTEPKIYQLRINVPPSTTVAIYSLRKGIFRTLTGTTIEAKNRLYNILGRNYITIDATGGKVLLVPIKIRVLFGALDVGLENLTKIFPPDYIPSISSPPRGFYIDFYGDIEGKKGEVYIGYVSADWILSKTSPWDPGTLISIEDPVALRNLFKSMPGKYIYGIEITFIDNFAYDTDVVVNVYIDNFGLFLDGTSFGILGTDHLGRDLFAQLIYGTRISLYVGILVALLSVAIGLVVGLFAGYVGGAADQLLMRINDLMLVMPGLPLLIVLVAVLGARIENLIILLGLLGWNGFARVVRSQVLSLKERPFVEAARAAGAGTWHIIFRHILPNVMSLAYISLASSVPGAITAEAALAWLGFSDPTRMSWGRMLHDVFEAGATRNWWWIIPPGLAISLVAMAFILLGYALDEVLNPKLRMRR, from the coding sequence ATGCAGGGTCCAAAGAAAAAAGAAACTATGTTTTCCTTTAATATTAAAAGGTTCATAGGTTTCATCAGAATTTTCATTCGTAATAAAAGGGCTTTGCTGGGTTTATCCTTAATTTTCTTTTTTGTGTTTATTGCTTTGGCTGCTCCATTTTTTACTCCATATACAAGCCTTGGTGAGGACCCTAACCTCCAAGGTCCATTAGCTGGAAAGCGGGCAGCCCCTACATGGTTGCGCTACCTCCCAACGTGGCTTGGGGGCAATCCCGATTTATCCGAAAACTTGAACCTAATTGGCATTGAGTGTAGCGCTCCCAAAACATTAGCAGAAGGTGGGGTTTGGAACGCTTCGATGTTTCTGGCAAACGGTACAGTTGGTGTGAACGTTGGTTTCAATGAAAACGTTGGTTATCCCTTCAAAGTTGAGGGTTTTCCCTTGATTCCTCTAAGTGGCTCTCTAGCTGTGTCATATCAAAGGTCATCCGGTCAGCCGCCTGGAATTTCTACAGTGTATGTTTACCGTGTTTTTGATTATCCTTTTTCGGGATTACCTGCCAGGCTTAGAGGCAACATAAATCTTCTTGTTAACGGCAGCAGTCTAGGTCTAAAGTTCCCTGATGAAGAATGGTTTGTTATTCAAATTGATGCCCCGCTGGAGAAAGGGAAACCAAAACCGTATAGTGGCAATATATCGATCAGTGTTGACGATTATGTGGGGATACACATAGCAGCGGCGAACATAACCGTCAGGGACTGGCTTGTTTCACCAGATAAAGATTGGTGGAAATGGTTAAACAACAACTGGGAAGCCATGAAATGGGTTGTAAGTGAGGGAAGTCTTGTTAATAAAACTTACGATGAAGTTCGTAACGCAACATATCCATCTATGTACGATGACACTGGTGATATTTATCCATATTTCTGCTTTATGGAAGATCTCAATATCGCAGATCCAGACCTTGAGGACGAAAACAATAGACCTGATATATACTACCCTAGAAGATGGTTCACGGCGCAAACAATTCTCACGGATCCAGCTTTTGCAGGTGACCTCCGACTGAAGGTCGCTGATACCTCATCATTTAAGGTGGGAGACTACATATCCATTGGAAGTGGAGATTCTCGAGAGATCAATCAGATCAAGGAAATAGGCGTTGATTATTTTGTGCTCTACAGAAACATCACAAGGGATCATGACGAGGGTGAACTTGTCGTGAATCATGAACTTGTGCTCTATGAGAATATAACTGTAAGGCGGGCACGGTTTTACATAGTGATGAAGGTTGTTGTTACAGAACCAAAAATTTACCAGTTAAGGATAAATGTTCCTCCTTCAACGACTGTAGCTATATATAGCCTTCGTAAGGGTATTTTCAGAACTCTCACAGGTACAACTATAGAAGCAAAAAACAGATTGTATAATATTTTGGGGAGAAATTACATTACAATAGATGCTACCGGTGGAAAAGTTCTCCTTGTGCCAATAAAAATCAGAGTTCTCTTTGGAGCGCTCGATGTTGGTTTAGAAAATCTCACAAAAATCTTTCCACCAGATTACATTCCATCAATTTCGTCCCCTCCAAGAGGTTTTTACATAGATTTTTACGGCGATATTGAAGGCAAAAAGGGTGAAGTTTACATAGGTTATGTATCTGCAGATTGGATTTTATCTAAAACCTCCCCTTGGGACCCTGGGACTCTAATAAGCATTGAAGATCCTGTGGCACTGCGAAACTTATTCAAAAGTATGCCGGGTAAATATATTTATGGAATTGAAATTACTTTCATCGATAATTTTGCTTATGATACAGATGTGGTTGTTAATGTTTACATAGACAACTTTGGCCTATTTTTAGATGGTACAAGCTTCGGTATCTTGGGAACGGATCATCTTGGGCGGGACCTTTTTGCCCAGTTAATATATGGTACAAGAATATCGTTATATGTGGGTATCCTTGTAGCTTTATTATCTGTTGCAATAGGTTTAGTCGTTGGTCTCTTCGCTGGATATGTCGGTGGAGCTGCAGATCAACTATTAATGCGAATCAACGATCTCATGCTGGTAATGCCTGGATTGCCCTTACTGATAGTGCTTGTCGCTGTTCTAGGTGCAAGAATCGAAAACCTAATAATCTTGCTTGGTCTTCTAGGATGGAACGGATTTGCAAGGGTAGTGCGGTCTCAAGTACTTTCGCTAAAAGAAAGACCTTTTGTGGAAGCTGCAAGGGCCGCTGGGGCTGGAACATGGCACATAATATTTAGACATATACTACCAAACGTAATGTCACTTGCTTACATCTCACTTGCTTCATCAGTGCCTGGGGCCATCACTGCAGAAGCGGCTCTAGCCTGGCTTGGTTTCTCAGATCCTACTAGAATGTCGTGGGGGCGAATGTTACATGATGTTTTTGAGGCTGGCGCCACTAGGAATTGGTGGTGGATCATCCCCCCTGGCTTGGCAATCTCTTTAGTTGCTATGGCATTTATACTGTTGGGTTATGCGCTCGACGAAGTTTTGAATCCCAAATTAAGAATGCGCAGATGA
- a CDS encoding ABC transporter ATP-binding protein, which translates to MNLLEVENLKTYYQVMRGFVKAVDGVSFSVGKGKATGLAGESGCGKTTVALSILRILPPGGKIVGGRILFEGRDIVSLDEDTFREEIRWKRIAIVFQGAMNALNPVMKVGDQIVEAIMLHEKDVDRREALERVSKLFELVGIPPSRIDNYPHEFSGGMKQRAMIAMALACNPSLLIADEPSTALDVIVTAQILKLLKELKDKLGLSMMLISHDLSIIAETCESTVIMYGGKAVEYGDTVEIFKNPLHPYTIGLISAFPSIRGERTQLISIPGQPPDLLNPPRGCVFHPRCKYAMDICRKKEPGYFEVKKDHIVSCHLIS; encoded by the coding sequence TTGAACCTACTTGAAGTTGAAAACTTGAAAACTTACTACCAAGTTATGAGAGGATTTGTAAAAGCGGTTGATGGTGTAAGCTTTTCAGTAGGTAAAGGTAAGGCAACAGGTCTGGCTGGCGAATCTGGTTGTGGAAAAACAACGGTTGCCCTTTCCATTTTAAGAATTCTGCCTCCAGGCGGCAAGATAGTAGGCGGCCGAATATTGTTTGAGGGTAGGGACATAGTTTCTCTTGACGAAGATACATTTCGTGAAGAGATAAGATGGAAGCGTATAGCAATAGTTTTTCAGGGCGCTATGAACGCTTTAAACCCTGTGATGAAGGTGGGGGACCAGATAGTCGAAGCAATTATGTTGCATGAGAAAGACGTGGATCGCAGGGAAGCTTTAGAGCGGGTTTCCAAACTCTTTGAACTTGTTGGGATTCCTCCCTCGAGAATTGATAATTACCCACATGAATTTAGTGGAGGCATGAAACAACGGGCTATGATTGCAATGGCCTTAGCCTGCAACCCTTCGCTTTTAATAGCTGATGAACCATCAACTGCCTTGGACGTTATTGTTACCGCTCAAATTTTAAAATTGCTGAAGGAATTGAAAGATAAACTTGGCTTGAGCATGATGTTAATATCTCACGACCTGTCAATAATTGCTGAGACTTGTGAGTCTACAGTTATAATGTATGGTGGCAAGGCTGTGGAATACGGCGACACCGTGGAAATTTTCAAAAACCCCCTGCATCCCTACACAATAGGTTTAATAAGTGCATTTCCGAGCATAAGGGGCGAACGGACTCAGTTGATTTCAATACCTGGGCAGCCTCCAGACCTTTTAAATCCACCACGTGGATGTGTTTTTCATCCGCGCTGCAAATATGCTATGGATATCTGCCGTAAAAAGGAACCAGGCTATTTCGAGGTTAAGAAGGACCACATCGTTAGTTGTCATTTGATATCTTAA
- a CDS encoding ABC transporter ATP-binding protein, whose translation MSRETLIIVENLKKYFPLSIGFFRSLVLRNIPYVRAVDGVSFDIKRSEIFGLAGESGSGKTTTGRLILKLVTPTSGKIIFDGVDITFMRESEFKKFRRRMQIVFQDPYESLNPKMIVRSILEEPLLIQGIYENIEERIYQVLEDVKLTPPEEFLFRYPHELSGGQRQRVAVARALVLNPDFIVADEPVSMLDVSIRAEILNLMLELRRKYGVSFLFITHDLAISRAVCDRLAVMYLGKIVEMGDVEDVVRKPLHPYTQALIEAVPVPDPTSKRIEVRVKGEIPSPINPPPGCRFHTRCPSIIGDICRVKEPPLVDVSGRKVACHLYSR comes from the coding sequence GTGAGTAGGGAGACTCTTATCATTGTTGAAAATTTGAAGAAATATTTCCCACTTAGTATCGGTTTCTTTCGTTCCTTAGTACTTAGAAACATACCCTATGTACGTGCTGTGGACGGTGTGAGTTTCGACATAAAAAGGAGTGAAATTTTTGGATTAGCCGGTGAGAGTGGAAGTGGCAAGACTACTACGGGTAGGCTTATCTTAAAATTGGTTACACCTACTTCTGGGAAGATAATTTTTGATGGTGTTGACATAACTTTTATGAGGGAAAGTGAGTTCAAAAAGTTTAGGCGAAGGATGCAGATCGTGTTTCAAGATCCTTACGAGTCACTAAATCCTAAAATGATCGTTAGAAGCATCTTGGAGGAACCTCTATTAATTCAAGGGATTTATGAGAACATTGAGGAGAGGATATATCAAGTTTTAGAAGATGTTAAGTTAACCCCCCCAGAAGAGTTTCTCTTCCGTTATCCTCATGAACTCAGTGGTGGGCAACGGCAGAGAGTTGCAGTTGCACGCGCCTTAGTGCTTAATCCTGACTTTATAGTTGCTGATGAGCCCGTTTCGATGTTGGATGTCTCGATTAGAGCCGAAATATTAAACTTAATGCTTGAACTACGTAGAAAGTATGGAGTTTCTTTTCTCTTCATAACGCATGACCTTGCTATTTCCAGGGCTGTATGCGATAGGCTTGCAGTGATGTATTTGGGGAAGATTGTCGAGATGGGTGATGTTGAAGACGTTGTTAGAAAACCATTACATCCTTATACACAAGCATTGATTGAGGCTGTCCCTGTTCCAGATCCTACTTCAAAGCGTATCGAGGTGCGTGTTAAGGGAGAAATCCCAAGTCCAATAAATCCACCTCCGGGTTGTCGTTTTCACACTAGATGTCCATCTATAATTGGTGATATATGCCGTGTAAAAGAACCACCCCTCGTTGATGTCTCAGGGCGAAAAGTGGCTTGCCACCTCTATTCTAGATAG